Proteins encoded by one window of Chanos chanos chromosome 7, fChaCha1.1, whole genome shotgun sequence:
- the btbd3a gene encoding LOW QUALITY PROTEIN: BTB/POZ domain-containing protein 3a (The sequence of the model RefSeq protein was modified relative to this genomic sequence to represent the inferred CDS: deleted 1 base in 1 codon): protein MAAELYPTKKLTPVSATATAVQQFQQQNVSNNNNTIQGCNWQGLYPTIRERNSVMFNNELMADVHFVVGPPGATQRVPGHKYVLAVGSSVFHAMFYGELAEDKDEIRIPDVEPPSFLAMLKYIYCDEIDLCADTVLATLYAAKKYIVPHLARACVNFLETSLSARNACVLLSQSCLFEEPDLTQRCWEVIDAQAELALKSEGFCDIDVQTLESILRRETLNAKEMVVFEAVLNWAEAECHRQDLQPTIENKRLVLGKSIYLIRIPTMALEDFANGAAQSGILTLNETNNIFLWYTAAKKPELQFVCKPRKGLTPQRCHRFQSCAYRSNQWRYRGRCDSIQFAVDKRVFIAGFGLYGSSCGSAEYQAKIELKRQGVTLGLAVIKYFSDGSSNTFPVFFEYPVQVEPDTFYTASVILDGNELSYFGQEGMTEVQCGKVTFQFQCSSDSTNGTGVQGGQIPELIFYA, encoded by the exons ATGGCAGCAGAGCTGTACCCTACAAAGAAACTGACCCCAGTATCAGCTACTGCAACTGCCGTCCAGCAATTCCAGCAACAGAAcgtcagcaacaacaacaataccaTTCAGGGCTGCAACTGGCAGGGTCTTTACCCTACCATCCGTGAAAG AAATTCAGTCATGTTCAACAATGAGCTGATGGCAGATGTCCACTTTGTGGTTGGCCCTCCCGGTGCGACACAGAGAGTCCCGGGACACAAG TATGTCCTGGCCGTAGGCAGTTCTGTGTTCCACGCCATGTTTTACGGAGAGCTGGCAGAGGATAAGGACGAAATCCGTATCCCTGACGTGGAGCCGCCCTCTTTTCTGGCCATGCTGAA GTACATCTATTGTGATGAGATTGACCTCTGTGCTGACACTGTGCTTGCCACCCTCTACGCTGCCAAGAAATACATCGTTCCCCACCTGGCTCGAGCTTGCGTCAACTTCTTGGAGACCAGCCTCAGTGCCCGTAACGCTTGCGTGCTGTTGTCCCAGAGTTGCTTGTTCGAGGAGCCTGATCTGACCCAACGCTGCTGGGAGGTGATCGACGCCCAGGCCGAACTGGCCCTAAAATCGGAGGGTTTCTGCGACATCGACGTCCAGACCCTGGAGAGCATCCTCCGGCGCGAGACCCTCAATGCCAAAGAAATGGTGGTGTTCGAGGCGGTGCTGAACTGGGCAGAGGCCGAATGCCACCGTCAGGATCTTCAGCCGACCATCGAGAACAAGCGCCTGGTCCTGGGCAAGTCCATCTACTTGATCCGGATCCCGACCATGGCCCTCGAGGACTTCGCCAACGGTGCCGCGCAGTCCGGAATCCTCACGCTCAACGAGACCAACAACATCTTCCTGTGGTACACGGCGGCCAAGAAACCGGAGCTCCAGTTTGTCTGCAAGCCTCGGAAAGGCCTCACGCCTCAGAGGTGTCACCGCTTCCAGTCCTGCGCCTACCGCAGCAACCAGTGGCGTTACCGGGGCCGTTGCGACAGCATCCAGTTCGCCGTGGACAAACGGGTCTTCATCGCCGGGTTTGGGCTCTACGGTTCCAGCTGTGGTTCCGCCGAGTACCAGGCGAAGATTGAGCTGAAGAGACAGGGCGTGACTCTGGGCTTGGCCGTCATCAAGTACTTTTCCGACGGTTCCAGCAACACGTTTCCCGTGTTCTTCGAGTACCCGGTTCAGGTAGAACCGGACACGTTCTACACGGCGAGCGTGATTCTGGATGGGAACGAGTTGAGTTATTTCGGACAGGAAGGCATGACGGAGGTACAATGC GGGAAAGTGACGTTCCAGTTTCAGTGCTCGTCAGACAGTACCAACGGTACGGGCGTGCAGGGGGGGCAGATACCAGAGCTCATTTTTTACGCTTGA
- the esf1 gene encoding ESF1 homolog — translation MPGRKDQSGDDRFAKIKKDPRFWEMPEKERKIKIDKRFQSMFHDERFKLKYTVDKRGRPVNHSSAEDLKRFYNLSDSEQSDVPEEKEEKKKEKKKKTKSKPDAEHEPDVDDAEEDEDLTEKVAKKGKKALRSADVGKADKTKGKEPTRGVKVFEEGEEEEEDDSEGDEDEDGDMDMDESVSEGSEEEEEEDDGAKEDEGDEDESDVQSEEEEEDNDSGPDLARGKGNIETSSDEDDDEEDEIEKILHREEEEIQHDWGEMWKDAPRSDDMSRRLAVCNMDWDRIKAKDLLALLNSFKPKGGVVLSVKIYPSEFGKERMKAEETQGPLELTTLPEDPEEDTEEQRIYREKVRDYQFKRMRYYYAVVECDSPETAAKIYEECDGFEYESSCSMLDLRFIPDDVTFDDEPKEVATDVDYTTYKPKLFTSSTTTTAKVDLTWDETDHDRVTALNRKFNKDELLEMDFKAYLASSSEEEEEEEEEEEEEAAEKPAEAESEGQKKSKKPKKNDTEQIAKYRELLKGIQERDQKEKDKDMEMEITWVPGLKETTEKLVKKKLEGKDKLTPWEEYLQKKKEKKKEKRKQKKESAETDISDDDLPPDVDLDDPFFAEELGQTGTSLKSKKTKNSKKSEEERTPEEEEELEKQKAEMELLMDDDEDEKHKHFNFDKIVEHQNLSKKKRKKLMKSNTPLEEDDFQVDVKDPRFQAMFTSHLYNLDPSDPAYKKTKGTQSIVEEKQRRREEQQQLEEKQRREEALKSARAEPTQDVTPEAGKTSQKAMDPGLALLIKSVKNKTDQHQARKKQRTK, via the exons ATGCCTGGTAGAAAGGATCAGAGCGGCGATGACCGCTttgccaaaattaaaaaagaccCTCGTTTCTGGGAGATGCCCGAAAAGGAACGCAAGATCAAAATCGATAAGCGTTTCCAGTCCATGTTCCACGATGAGCgttttaaactgaaatacacGGTCGACAAGCGCGGCCGACCGGTAAACCACTCCTCGGCCGAAGATCTGAAGCGCTTCTACAACCTGTCTGACTCTGAACAGTCCGACGTACccgaagaaaaggaagagaagaaaaaggaaaagaagaagaagacaaaatcaAAGCCAGATGCTGAACATGAGCCAGACGTTGACGATGCAGAAGAGGACGAAGATTTGACAGAGAAGGTcgcaaaaaaaggcaaaaaggcCTTGAGGTCAGCTGATGTTGGCAAAGCTGATAAAACCAAAGGAAAAGAGCCAACCAGAGGGGTGAAGGTGTTTGAAGAAG gtgaggaagaggaggaagacgacTCTGAaggtgatgaagatgaagatggtgatatGGACATGGACGAAAGCGTGTCTGAGGgaagtgaggaggaggaggaggaagacgacGGCGCCAAGGAAGATGAGGGTGATGAAGATGAGAGTGACGTTcagtctgaggaggaggaagaggacaatGACAGCGGCCCCGACCTGGCCAGAGGGAAGGGAAACATCGAGACAAGCtcagatgaggatgatgatgaagaagacgAAATTGAGAAAATTCTTCAtcgtgaggaagaggagatacAGCACGACTGGGGCGAGATGTGGAAAGACGCTCCTCGGTCTGACGAT ATGTCTCGGAGGCTGGCTGTGTGTAACATGGATTGGGACAGGATCAAGGCTAAAGACCTGCTGGCCCTGCTGAACTCTTTTAAACCTAAAGGTGGAGTGGTGCTCTCTGTCAAG ATCTACCCGTCCGAGTTTGGGAAGGAGCGGATGAAGGCGGAGGAGACCCAGGGACCGCTGGAGCTCACCACTCTCCCAGAGGACCCTGAGGAGGACACGGAGGAGCAGAG GATTTACCGAGAGAAAGTGCGTGATTATCAGTTTAAGCGGATGAGGTATTATTACGCCGTGGTGGAGTGCGATTCGCCGGAAACGGCGGCGAAGATCTACGAGGAGTGTGACGGGTTCGAATACGAAAGCAGCTGCTCCATGCTCGACCTACG CTTTATTCCGGATGACGTGACGTTCGATGACGAGCCTAAGGAAGTGGCCACTGACGTAGACTACACCACGTACAAACCCAAACTGTTCACGTCCTCAACCACCACCACGGCAAAG gtggaCCTGACGTGGGATGAAACAGACCACGACCGAGTTACAGCGCTCAACCGCAAGTTTAATAAGGACGAGCTTCTGGAGATGGATTTTAAGGCTTACCTGGCCTCCTCcagcgaggaagaggaggaagaggaagaagaagaggaggaagagg CTGCGGAGAAACCGGCTGAAGCGGAAAGTGAGGGACAGAAGAAGTCGAAAAAGCCCAAGAAGAACGACACAGAGCAGATTGCCAAGTACAGAGAACTGCTGAAGGGGATTCAGGAGAGAGaccagaaggagaaagacaaagacatggaGATGGAGATCACCTGGGTTCCAG GCTTGAAGGAGACCACAGAGAAGCTAGTAAAGAAGAAACTGGAAGGAAAGGATAAACTGACTCCATGGGAGGAGTatctacagaagaaaaaagaaaagaagaaagaaaaaaggaaacagaagaaG GAGTCTGCAGAGACTGACATCAGCGATGATGACTTGCCCCCTGATGTTGACCTTGATGACCCCTTCTTTGCAGAGGAGCTGGGCCAAACAG GAACATCCCTGAAgagcaagaaaacaaagaacagcaaAAAGTCGGAAGAAGAACGGACGccggaggaagaggaagagcttgaaaaacaaaag GCTGAGATGGAATTGCTGATGGATGACGATGAAGACGAAAAACACAAGCATTTTAACTTTGACAAGATCGTGGAACATCAAAACCTGagcaagaagaagaggaagaaactgATGAAGAGTAACACGCCGCTAGAGGAGGACGACTTCCAG GTGGATGTGAAGGATCCTCGTTTCCAAGCGATGTTCACCTCTCACCTTTATAACCTCGACCCGTCCGACCCCGCCTACAAGAAGACCAAAGGCACACAGAGCATCGTGGAGGAGAAACAGCGCCGCagggaggagcagcagcagttAGAGGAGAAACAGCGTCGGGAGGAGGCGCTCAAGAGCGCACGGGCGGAGCCGACACAGGACGTCACCCCGGAGGCTGGGAAGACTTCACAGAAAGCCATGGACCCCGGTCTGGCCTTACTGATCAAGTCCGTCAAAAACAAGACGGACCAGCATCAGGCCCGCAAGAAACAGAGGACGAAATAG